ACTTCGTGGCCCGCTCCGAAAAGTTTCAGGAGTTCGCCAAGAACGTGGCCATGCAGATCGCCGCAGCCGCGCCCATCTGCCTCTCCGCCGACCAGGTTCCCGGGGAACTGCTGGCCAAGGAGAAGGAGATTTTCAAGAACCAGGCCATGGCCGAGGGCAAGCCCGAGAACATCGCCGAGAAGATCGTCGAGGGTCGCATCAAGAAATTCTACAAGGAAGTCTGCCTCCTGGAGCAGCCCTTCATCAAGGACGACAAGCTGACCATCCAGGACTTGCTCAACGAGTTGGTCGCCGTCCTGGGAGAAAACATCCAGATCGGCCGGTTCAGCCGAATGGCTCTGGGTGAAGACCAGCAGGACGACGCCGCCGAATAGATCGACGAAGCGGGCCGAAAGGCCCGCTTTTTTTGCGCTCGCGCGCGCCAGCCGCCGTTGCCCTGGCGCGCGCGCTGGTGTACATTTGAAAACCCTCACGCCGCCGGGGCTCCCCCGGTCGCAAAGCCCAAGGATCGACTAATGACCAAACTCCGCTACCAGCGCGTCCTGCTCAAGCTTTCCGGCGAAGCCCTCGCGGGCGACCAGAAGTT
The sequence above is a segment of the Alkalidesulfovibrio alkalitolerans DSM 16529 genome. Coding sequences within it:
- the tsf gene encoding translation elongation factor Ts, translating into MSISASQVKILRDKTGAGMMDCKKALAECAGDEEKAIAWLREKGIAKAAKRAGRAATEGIIGSYIHSNGKIGVIVEVKCETDFVARSEKFQEFAKNVAMQIAAAAPICLSADQVPGELLAKEKEIFKNQAMAEGKPENIAEKIVEGRIKKFYKEVCLLEQPFIKDDKLTIQDLLNELVAVLGENIQIGRFSRMALGEDQQDDAAE